One Campylobacter concisus DNA segment encodes these proteins:
- a CDS encoding NFACT RNA binding domain-containing protein has protein sequence MKYAHLVQIASYLSKFKKISQAKRVSDMAILIEFSGEKIIFDLNKSNSAIYKDDELKEAKIYQAPFDNVLKKRFNASHIKSVECLKDNRILKFTCTQSGSYKSENFILYLEFTGRFTNAVITDENSVIIEALRHIDNSYRKIETGEVLKELPAIAIKEKPCEPITDFEAFFKSEAARINESRIASLKEAKLASVQKKIDSMREILNSLEDKDELMKKSEEFANYGTLLLANLANFKGYEREISLNDFDGNEIKLTLSDTPKNSANEFYSRSKKLRAKALGVEIEKRNLSEKIEFLEGLKSLLKEAKSAYELEILSPKNKAKQRERQIKDVSENAEIFYVREFKILVGRNEKGNINLLDLAKKDDIWLHLKDVPSAHVIIKTNKSKVPEDVLEMAAKFCVEFSVKGAGRYEVDYTKRENLRRENGANVTYTNYKTIIINKG, from the coding sequence ATGAAGTACGCACATTTAGTTCAAATAGCAAGTTATCTATCAAAATTTAAAAAGATAAGCCAAGCAAAGCGCGTAAGCGACATGGCTATACTTATCGAATTTAGCGGCGAAAAGATCATTTTTGATCTAAATAAGTCAAACTCAGCGATCTACAAAGATGATGAGCTAAAAGAGGCGAAAATTTATCAAGCACCCTTTGATAATGTCCTAAAAAAGCGCTTTAACGCTTCACACATAAAAAGCGTCGAGTGCCTAAAAGACAATAGAATTTTAAAATTTACCTGCACGCAAAGTGGCTCATATAAAAGCGAAAATTTCATCCTTTATCTTGAATTTACAGGCCGCTTTACAAACGCCGTGATAACTGATGAAAATAGCGTTATCATCGAGGCGCTAAGACATATCGACAATAGCTACCGCAAGATAGAAACTGGCGAGGTTTTAAAAGAGCTGCCAGCCATCGCCATCAAAGAAAAGCCGTGCGAGCCGATAACTGACTTTGAGGCATTTTTTAAAAGTGAAGCCGCTAGGATAAACGAGTCTAGGATAGCTAGCTTAAAAGAAGCAAAGCTTGCTAGCGTGCAAAAAAAGATAGATAGCATGAGAGAAATTTTAAACTCGCTTGAGGATAAAGATGAGCTCATGAAAAAGAGTGAGGAGTTTGCAAACTACGGCACGCTCTTGCTTGCAAATTTGGCAAATTTTAAGGGCTATGAGAGAGAAATTTCTCTTAATGATTTTGACGGCAACGAGATAAAACTAACTCTTAGCGATACGCCAAAAAATAGCGCAAATGAATTTTACTCAAGGTCAAAAAAACTTCGTGCAAAAGCTCTTGGTGTGGAGATAGAAAAGAGAAATTTAAGTGAAAAGATCGAGTTTTTAGAAGGGCTAAAGTCACTTTTAAAAGAGGCAAAAAGTGCTTACGAGCTTGAAATTTTAAGCCCAAAAAACAAGGCAAAACAAAGAGAGAGACAGATAAAAGATGTAAGCGAAAATGCTGAAATTTTTTACGTTAGAGAGTTTAAAATTTTAGTTGGCAGAAATGAAAAAGGCAATATAAATTTGCTCGATCTCGCCAAAAAAGACGACATCTGGCTTCATCTAAAAGACGTCCCAAGCGCTCACGTCATCATCAAGACAAACAAGAGCAAAGTGCCAGAGGACGTGCTAGAGATGGCTGCTAAATTTTGCGTGGAATTTAGCGTAAAAGGGGCTGGCAGATATGAGGTGGATTACACCAAACGCGAAAATTTAAGGCGTGAAAATGGCGCAAACGTCACTTACACAAACTACAAAACGATCATCATAAATAAAGGCTAA